The following are encoded in a window of Thermodesulfobacterium geofontis OPF15 genomic DNA:
- a CDS encoding YidH family protein translates to MEEEKIHPKVRNRRVHLANERTFLSWIRTSIGIMAFGFVVERFALFVRQLSVFLGKEIPLTPHHGYSSFFGAFLIALGAVMGFLAFIRYKSIEKQIDEDTYKPSILLDILLVISLLVIAIFLIIYILYSI, encoded by the coding sequence ATGGAAGAGGAAAAAATTCATCCAAAAGTTCGTAATAGAAGAGTTCATCTTGCAAATGAAAGAACATTTCTTTCATGGATAAGAACAAGTATAGGAATAATGGCATTTGGATTTGTTGTTGAAAGGTTTGCTCTTTTTGTAAGACAACTTTCAGTTTTTCTTGGTAAAGAAATTCCTCTAACCCCTCATCATGGATACTCTTCATTTTTTGGAGCTTTTCTTATTGCTCTTGGAGCAGTAATGGGTTTTCTTGCGTTTATAAGATATAAAAGCATTGAAAAACAAATTGATGAGGATACATACAAACCATCTATATTGCTTGATATACTTTTAGTAATCTCACTTCTTGTAATTGCCATTTTTTTAATAATCTATATACTCTATAGCATTTAA
- a CDS encoding gamma-glutamylcyclotransferase, which produces MKAILLVTQERNLEFFYQRWVKKIKAIAYVRPEPKERGKPPRSYIETILKGAIENSLPNEWIEYLKKFL; this is translated from the coding sequence ATGAAGGCTATCCTTTTAGTTACACAAGAAAGGAATTTGGAGTTTTTCTACCAGAGATGGGTAAAAAAAATAAAAGCTATAGCTTATGTGAGACCAGAACCAAAGGAAAGAGGGAAACCACCGAGATCCTATATAGAAACCATTCTCAAAGGAGCCATTGAAAACAGTCTCCCCAATGAATGGATTGAATATTTAAAGAAATTTCTATAA
- a CDS encoding gamma-glutamylcyclotransferase family protein, which produces MPKLFVYGTLRKGECRHSTLADCKFLGYAKAKGFLLYNVSSFPGMVQGEGEVIGEVYEIPESLLERLDLIEGVPELFKRELIEVVLEDGTIISVYAYLYNKGVDNKLLIPSGNWKDVNKI; this is translated from the coding sequence ATGCCTAAACTTTTTGTTTATGGAACCTTAAGAAAAGGAGAATGTAGACATAGTACTTTAGCTGATTGTAAATTTCTGGGCTATGCTAAAGCCAAAGGCTTTCTTCTCTACAATGTTAGCTCATTTCCAGGTATGGTACAGGGTGAGGGCGAAGTTATAGGTGAAGTCTACGAGATACCAGAAAGCCTGCTTGAAAGGCTTGACTTGATTGAAGGAGTACCTGAATTATTCAAAAGAGAGCTCATAGAGGTTGTGCTTGAAGATGGAACCATTATTTCCGTTTATGCCTATCTTTATAATAAAGGGGTAGATAACAAACTTCTTATTCCTTCAGGAAATTGGAAAGATGTAAATAAAATTTAA